The Lutzomyia longipalpis isolate SR_M1_2022 chromosome 2, ASM2433408v1 DNA window ttcttcttaagtttCTCTAAATGTGGTTCTTGTGGTCAGAATTCAGTACCTATTGGGgggactttttcttttttgtaagaaaCTCCTCACTTGACTGAATGAAGACACAAGACTGAACCCAACCCGACTCAATTGGAGCCGTAAAACCTGCTTTAGCGATGGCCAAGAAACGCGCGACTCTATGCTCTCAAACACATACATAAAGTACAGATACATAGCATAGTTAATCTTTATTCCTACACTCTCAGAATTCTTtaggaatatttaaaagaaataaaagattttttttatcctcaatagagatttcttttaaatgaattcctataaaaaaagcttttgagcataatttaatttttaataaaatatcccaaaaaataagaaaattttcttccagtTCAGCCCAGATTTTCAAATACAACCAGACATTTATATACTATTAAACTAACAGAGATAAAATACTGTCAACAAACGAACACAAAAAGGCGTGTATATCCATACCGTACCATACTGTTAATCGGGCGATTAACTTCTTGCTTTCAGAGGCATTttgtagaataaataaattgaaaatggaattttggaATTCTTTGACCTGCTTTCAGTTaggatttgaaaatattttatggtaaattagataaaaaataacttctaTAAAGACTTGGTGAATAGATAAAGTACTTCATCatattctttagaaaaatatcTGATATCTAACTATTTAGTTAATAGGcgaaatattctaatttaatgaaaaaaacagTGAATTCACAGACAAACAGATAGTCAAACAAACGGACAGacttaaaaatcattctctcttttggaaaaaaaaggataattagAAATTACTCattaatgggccttattcagcgaccaagaaacccttgaaattcgcttgaaatcttgaaatttcagtacaaaattcaaagatttcaagggtttcttggtcgctgaatcaagcccaatattttaaaaaatatttaaaaagatcaagatttcaaaattttccgaatatttagagatatttttattttagaattcaattttaaagatcttatttactacttttctaattagtcttttttattcatttttattttttaatttactaaaaatttaaccAAAATCTTTAacctttttatcattttttattacatagtTTTATTATATCAATATATGCTGGAGATCCTTTTGGTCTTTCTAATATTTTAGACTTTAATCTTAAATTTGTAGAAGAGGGATAAGCCGTAAAGaagattgaatttataaataaaataaagtaaaaaataaacaaaaattcgccttaaaaagtctccaaaaatttccacattcctcaaaaaaattctctaaagcTCAAGGAAACTTCTATCCTATCCGGCCTGAaagtatttaaattgattaaaagaagCAACCTGTGAAgaacaaaaaacattttcatttaaagtttttcctaACGCCCAATGTCTtcgaattttcccaatttacTAAAACTAATTTCCAAGCTAAAGGCAAATATGGAGGCTGAAGAAAACTCTGCTCAAGACCCTGCTGCAACTCGGGAGGTTACTGAAACAACTCATCAAATGGAAGATCAACTTCATCAAGGAAACGATCCAAGGAATGAAGCACCAAAGAAGGAAGAAAGGaagggaagaaaaaggaagagggaaccaaagaaaaaaatacaaaatctcCTTCCGGAGGACTTTGAGCCGATTGCTTTTAGAACAAGATCTAGGACAAGAAATCGATCCAGGGAGTCCCATTCCAGCAGTACCCTATCCACTTCACAGGCTGGGCGTCCAAGAAAACgcgcaaagaaaaattaactgaaaatttgatttttgttcaaaattctCCGTTTTTGTTACGATAAATTTcctctaaattaaaaattttaaaatgtttaaataaatcattataattttggaattaaaaataaattattcagaatttcaaatgcaaaagctTTCATAAACTCCACTTTATCTTCTCTTTGACTTCTCCGGCTCTttataattgcaaaaaaaacgctCTCTTTCTTGATTTAAGAACTCTTTTATTTATCActttgattaaaaagttatcaataatttatcaaCCCATCGCCGTGGTTATCTCattcgttttcttttatttcttctactTCTCGTCTAACGTTAATAAATAGAAACTGCGTTTGTCtgacttaataaaaaaagaggaaaaaacgttttaattAACATCAATTATGTAGttgataaatatatatagaaaacACAGTATATAACAGAAAAAATCCCTCGGATTCAAGATATTGATCTTGCTGGCTATTTCTTCTATTGacttttccatattttttttttacttcgcAGAGCgatcattttctttgtatataagatttgtgtataaaaatatatataatagatAGTAAATAATTTCTCCGATTATCTCaaatgttttgttttcatCTCCCAATAtaggattaaaaaattagcTCTTTAGTGATTCTTTGAGGGAGCATTTTTAAGGCACCcacggtttttttttactttactttagccgccgtttttttttcattatacttAAAATCTAACGCGTTTACAATTGctttctttagaaatttaaaaaaaatagtaatagtggaataaaaaataaacatcgtGCTGAGTTATTCACCCACTGCAAAgacattgaaaaagaaattaaaaagaattaaacagTTTTATCTGACTTTTGAGCAAATGACTCAAATGCCAAATAAACTAATAATTGACTTCACTTACTCACCTCTTAGTGGGACCAATTTTAATGTAGGGATTCTGCAGAATCTTCGGCTGTGTCTCCATAACGCGCAACAGCAAATTATCCAGGTAGTCCTCCAATTCCTTTACCCGTTGCTTCTGGTGTTTCACCTCATTCTCCAAGTGATGGGCATAATTCATCATTTCCTGCAATTTACattaacaacaacaacaacaacaaaatgagCCATGAGATACCGAAGCTGTGATAAGAAAAGCAAGCACTCAAGTCAACGTCatgataagaaataaataaacgaaATTACGTTAacaaaattcccatttttttttgttagttttctttttttttttggaagcgaTAAGAACTCCTAAAAAGGAACTTTTTGTatccaaaaataaacttttaggATTTTATCattctaaaaagaaatttatttatttttatttcgtcggaaaaggaagaaataaaaaagatttgaatgaaaaagattttctttgtaacaaaatttatttttatacgcgCTGTAATAAATTGCCCGATAGTTCtcatttgacatttacccggctgacaaatatttaaagaaatcttaaagttttcttaatgtGGAATATTAAAAACTCTTCCAGAAAAGAcgaaagaaatagaaaagtGTTTCacaaaatcgtaaaaaaataaaattagtcaagaaaaacaaattaaactaGTTAAAATAAGgatgtaaataatttcaagacCAGCCGGGTAAAATTTTTCTACCGTACTTTTTACTTATGTTACACACGTAGCGTAAAACCACATTTTCGGAGTAttataggggtaactggggtaaaatggtgaatttgaaaaaaaaaaaataaaaattaatatctcaagaagcagtgagagctaatctgtctaatttcgtcagtagttgcacttcctacccctgcctaaacctagaaagtttcataataattgatccaatattttggcttttatttgaaaaacaaatttttcgaacctcaaagttactctgaccactcaactacaaattcagttttggcgaaattctctgcaatattttagatccaaatgcatttttagacagagtaactattgctaaacacgaatctaaactgaattttccgaaaaaattttccgagttttcccgtaaaacactgatagtaaaaagtaccgcttggggcaaaatggtgaatttggtgttattttaaaataactttttaaatttttgaaaaaataatttcccttaattagtataattattatatacaatttgggatgtttaatcacttactattaccaatttttataaactaaaaaaaaataaaaaagacaatttcttaaatttaacgtttttttaattttttgtatttttttaataaaaaaaagttttaattggtacacaaatctctcattctcaatagatattgtagtgccttgctaaaataatttcattaaattaagattaacgaacaaaaaacgcaattaaccgttttaccccaggatttttggaataggcaaatgtggaagggtttgaaaaatggcctgaaaaagcattttcccgttgagatagagaaaaatcgtctgagaccaagttgtagcccggaaaatttcctataagatagtcgccatgggaaatctcaaatatttccatggaactcaggaaaaattatctcccaaaaattcaccgaattaccccagtttcccctacTTCTTTTCAAagtattaaagattttcttttaatttttaaatccttctcattaattatatttaaaaaatagataaaataaaataagactAACCTCTTTGGATTTGCCATCGTACTTCTGCAGGACTTCCTTGGAGACTTCACTGGAATTTATTGCATCTCTATTGCGGAGTATTTCATTCTCATGCCCAATGATGATCCTCTCGCTGAATTGCTGCCCTTTCAGCTTATCCTCATCCCCACGGTGGCCACTTGAGAATTCCCGCCGGAAGTATTTGAgtttctttgtgaatttattctcTCCCTTTGTCTTCGTGGTCCCATTCTCTGCTGCACTCTTCTCATTAATTGCCTCCATCGTGTTGCTCCTGGGCAGTGGTCGGGGCTTCGGTTCGCTCTTTGCCTTCGTGGACTTCTCCATGAAGGCCGGCGAAGACGGAGCTGTGGCAACTTCCTCCACTTTTTGCTCCTTTGCCTCTTCTGTGCTTATCTGCGTGAGCGGGACACGATTTGTGGGATCCCATGAGCGTCTCTTCAGCGAATCCGTACTACCACTCTCCTTGTATTTCCCATACAGCTTCTCCTCCCACTCATCCTTCTTGGGCGGCGTCTCAACACCCCGTGGGGGCTTAGCTGGAAGTGTCATTGATTTCGTATTGGCATCGAGTGGAACATTGAGGAAAACCTCCCCTGGTGGTGTCTCAACACGCGGCTGGCTCTTTGCACTCACGGGACTGCTGGTCTTTAAGCTATCTGTACGTTGCACATTTGCCCCCGTATAGGTTTTTATGTTCAACGAACTTCCCGAGCTTTTGTGTGACAAATTCTCAAATGTAAACTCATCCTCATCCTCACTAATCACCCCGGGATCAGCATCACCCATCGTTTGACCACGACGCTGCTGAAATTGCCCACTCCCCGGGGTGCCAATGCTCGAAAAACTTCCGGACATTGAGTCTGAATCTGCTTGTTtgtccttcttcttcttcccacTCAAGTGCACTTTGGATCCCAAGGATTTGGCAAAATTCTTCAGGCCCTTGCGCTTCTCCAGCGTCCCCAAGCTGAGAAGGCTTCCCCCCACATTTGATGCCATCTGCCCCAGGGAGGATTTGTGCTTCTCCTTCTTGCTGAGATCCGTCAAAGAACCCGCTTTGACTGTAAATGAGATTCGTACCTCCAACTCTCCGCGATCCTTTTTATTCTCCTTGCCCGGCTTTGATGCCAATTTGTGCCATTTCGAACGTGGCCTCTCATACACACCCATCTCATTCAGTGGCAGCGTTACTTGCCCCAGAAATTCATCAATCCCAAAATTATTCCGATGAAGACACGTGAGGATCAACTCGGCACGATTTCCCTTATCCGGGATTGCCCTTAAAACGGgcacaaagaaattaaatttttagctttctaataatttacgaaaaaaaaaagaaatttatccGCAAACTTACAGCTCACATTCCTCATGCCAGTCAACATTATTCTCTGCTTTATCCTTCACGGAAGTCTGGTATTTATCCTTGCCAAGTGCAATGGTCACAAAGCAATTATTTGTCCCATTCTTCCCCTTTATCAGTAAACCCCGCGCCTTAAGCACTGTAATACAAACAAAAACCGATAagattttttggaatttctttcaatataaaatttatcgcTGGCAGCATGGGATTCCTGACCAAAATACCATGACTAATTAATTACCAgcgaaattgatttttttttattcacagaATTTGGGGCAATTTCGGGGGAGTCGCAAGCACACGGCATTCCTCATAATTACCCCCTCAATTCACATAGAAAATTATATCATCATCAGTGTGACAAAACATAGCGTGGAGAGTCATTAAAAAAGCAGCACACGCCGCGAGacgaagagtttttttttgcgaaattctgcatttttttctctctctgtttttatttaaaagcttgCGACTTTTGCGAAAGATTATTTGATTATATCAGAGAGaggtagagagagagagaattctcTCTGTTCAAATTATCCTTGCACTGAAACTCCACCAGTGGAGACAAAGCAACCAATGAGAGTGCTTTGCCCGAATTTCTCAGCCAATCAGGAAGCTTAtcagattcttcttcttattcatttaaatttcattcacaattttatttcttaagaatagAGAGCAGAGCTCTTCATCTTCAAAcgtttttttgctcttttattGCAGTGAAAGTTTGTGTGCACTCTCAGAATGCACAAAATGCCTCCATATAAATTGCAACAATCAATCGAAtgattgcacaaaaaaaattaaatgatttattttgccTTTTGTACAGTTTACGCGCGGATTTTCCTCTTCaatgaaaagagagagagacacaGACAAACACACGCAAAGAAAGCAAAGcgacaaatttaattttaacttgaCCTTTTGCACCAACCATTTGCCACCgaagcacattttttttaagcacaAAATGTTCTCGTGACGCCTCTTTAGAATCTCTCAAATTCTACTTCGTACtacaagaatattttgttttgttgtaaattttcaatagaaatgCATGTCTTGAGAGTTTTGAGAGAagggaattatttattattacatCGTGTAACATAAGTGGGTCAAGTAGTAAAATATCTCAACGACAGTCAGGTCATTGTCCGAATCAGAAATTCACAAGAGAATTATTGtttgttcaataaaatttactttttgcGAGGGAATTTTTAGTGAAGATTATTTTGAAACT harbors:
- the LOC129788733 gene encoding rab11 family-interacting protein 2 isoform X1, whose product is MWSPTHIQVTVLKARGLLIKGKNGTNNCFVTIALGKDKYQTSVKDKAENNVDWHEECELAIPDKGNRAELILTCLHRNNFGIDEFLGQVTLPLNEMGVYERPRSKWHKLASKPGKENKKDRGELEVRISFTVKAGSLTDLSKKEKHKSSLGQMASNVGGSLLSLGTLEKRKGLKNFAKSLGSKVHLSGKKKKDKQADSDSMSGSFSSIGTPGSGQFQQRRGQTMGDADPGVISEDEDEFTFENLSHKSSGSSLNIKTYTGANVQRTDSLKTSSPVSAKSQPRVETPPGEVFLNVPLDANTKSMTLPAKPPRGVETPPKKDEWEEKLYGKYKESGSTDSLKRRSWDPTNRVPLTQISTEEAKEQKVEEVATAPSSPAFMEKSTKAKSEPKPRPLPRSNTMEAINEKSAAENGTTKTKGENKFTKKLKYFRREFSSGHRGDEDKLKGQQFSERIIIGHENEILRNRDAINSSEVSKEVLQKYDGKSKEEMMNYAHHLENEVKHQKQRVKELEDYLDNLLLRVMETQPKILQNPYIKIGPTKSG
- the LOC129788733 gene encoding rab11 family-interacting protein 2 isoform X2 — protein: MWSPTHIQVTVLKARGLLIKGKNGTNNCFVTIALGKDKYQTSVKDKAENNVDWHEECELAIPDKGNRAELILTCLHRNNFGIDEFLGQVTLPLNEMGVYERPRSKWHKLASKPGKENKKDRGELEVRISFTVKAGSLTDLSKKEKHKSSLGQMASNVGGSLLSLGTLEKRKGLKNFAKSLGSKVHLSGKKKKDKQADSDSMSGSFSSIGTPGSGQFQQRRGQTMGDADPGVISEDEDEFTFENLSHKSSGSSLNIKTYTGANVQRTDSLKTSSPVSAKSQPRVETPPGEVFLNVPLDANTKSMTLPAKPPRGVETPPKKDEWEEKLYGKYKESGSTDSLKRRSWDPTNRVPLTQISTEEAKEQKVEEVATAPSSPAFMEKSTKAKSEPKPRPLPRSNTMEAINEKSAAENGTTKTKGENKFTKKLKYFRREFSSGHRGDEDKLKGQQFSERIIIGHENEILRNRDAINSSEVSKEVLQKYDGKSKEEMMNYAHHLENEVKHQKQRVKELEDYLDNLLLRVMETQPKILQNPYIKIGPTKR